From Astatotilapia calliptera chromosome 19, fAstCal1.2, whole genome shotgun sequence, a single genomic window includes:
- the mavs gene encoding mitochondrial antiviral-signaling protein, which yields MSFASDKLYDGYIRRNMAIIVSNVKPREIMMHLPCLTAYDRDVIEAKTETSGNYQGMMLLLDCLKRRENWPEQFIEALEACEKRTIAADIRAEYNALTDVNNSNPSSSPTSVVTAHVHPAPSAGHLPIPESGDNSRDALALPAVAPAAPSAPPAPPEPAIQAPPSPKIPTLPQTPQSAADPGPKVVSPPEPVPEPPKSTQIEVAHPPSTPPASPKTTHIRVTSEERGINFRKEPEENSESDIQNIAAGAQVGSGDGAITVNRETTPPPPHPTEHHEADPLRSRITKKNKEPESPPEAQINSDVTDGPSFYTRTPEKPPVQDSTPPLNKNPDAVSQPEEISGPPSTQIVETAAEASPRPGTPVMEASLNDDVCLSKPGQLVSIQPQNQPSPTILASSSEPQPYSGNTERLEISEAPPDDVSSFDSTVTTVTPLPCQETGFANLNHNEPEENQFESPCQSFETQELVIHASGEPSIPNLDVNSETAKEISSAPPSFPHAAADSGSLNTTFKAGEELADTSAPWTCLSQSPNAKYILAAAGVGACAMLMVWRFNK from the exons ATGTCGTTCGCCAGTGACAAACTGTACGATGGATACATACGGCGGAATATGGCAATCATCGTTTCCAATGTGAAACCGAGAGAAATAATGATGCATCTGCCTTGCCTGACTGCTTACGACAGG GACGTCATTGAGGCAAAAACTGAGACAAGTGGGAATTATCAAGGCATGATGCTTCTTTTGGACTGcctgaaaagaagagaaaactggCCCGAGCAGTTCATTGAGGCGCTTGAGGCATGTGAGAAGAGAACCATTGCAGCGGACATCAGAGCAGAATACAACGCTCTAACAGATGTTAACA ATTCCAACCCCAGCTCCTCTCCAACGTCTGTTGTCACGGCACACGTCCACCCGGCACCATCTGCCGGTCATCTGCCCATTCCAGAGAGTGGTGATAACAGTCGGGATGCTCTAGCTCTGCCAGCTGTAGCTCCTGCAGCTCCTTCAGCTCCTCCAGCTCCCCCAGAGCCAGCTATCCAGGCCCCACCCTCTCCGAAAATTCCAACACTGCCACAAACCCCCCAGAGTGCTGCAGACCCAGGTCCCAAAGTTGTTTCCCCACCTGAGCCTGTCCCTGAGCCTCCAAAGTCAACACAGATTGAAGTGGCACATCCTCCATCAACACCTCCTGCTTCCCCCAAGACCACACACATTCGGGTGACATCCGAAGAGAGAGGAATTAATTTTCGCAAGGAGCCAGAGGAAAACTCTGAATCAGATATCCAAAATATTGCTGCTGGAGCTCAGGTGGGCTCTGGAGATGGTGCCATTACTGTCAACAGGGAAAccactcctccaccaccacatcCAACTGAACACCATGAAGCCGATCCTCTCAGAAGCAGGATTACCAAAAAGAACAAGGAGCCAGAGAGTCCACCTGAAGCCCAGATCAACTCTGATGTGACTGATGGACCCTCTTTCTACACAAGGACCCCAGAGAAGCCTCCGGTCCAGGACAGCACTCCTCCATTGAACAAAAATCCTGATGCTGTCTCACAGCCTGAAGAGATTTCTGGGCCTCCTTCTACACAG ATTGTTGAAACTGCAGCTGAAGCCTCCCCCAGGCCTGGTACTCCAGTGATGGAGGCCTCTCTTAATGATGATGTTTGTCTGAGCAAGCCAGGGCAACTCGTCAGCATCCAACCGCAAAATCAACCCAGTCCTACCATCCTCGCGTCCAGCTCAGAGCCGCAGCCCTACTCGGGCAACACTGAGCGTCTGGAAATAAGTGAAGCTCCACCGGATGACGTGTCCTCTTTCGACTCCACAGTTACTACAGTCACGCCACTGCCATGCCAGGAGACCGGCTTCGCTAATCTCAACCATAACGAACCTGAGGAGAACCAGTTTGAGTCGCCGTGTCAAAGCTTTGAAACACAGGAGCTGGTGATACATGCGTCCGGTGAGCCATCTATCCCTAACCTAGACGTCAATAGTGAAACGGCCAAAGAAATCTCCTCGGCACCACCGTCATTCCcacatgctgctgctgattcTGGGAGTTTAAACACCACCTTCAAAGCAGGAGAAGAGCTAGCAGATACTTCAGCTCCGTGGACCTGTCTCAGCCAATCACCTAACGCAAAGTACATTCTGGCCGCTGCAGGAGTGGGTGCCTGTGCAATGCTGATGGTGTGGAGGTTTAACAAATAA